A single window of Watersipora subatra chromosome 11, tzWatSuba1.1, whole genome shotgun sequence DNA harbors:
- the LOC137408667 gene encoding uncharacterized protein isoform X2 yields MTQWHQKDSFSQHPRMKELLPMLDVRRALVSLGFKVSKGEVRNLIADADLGASNGETNFNMFLEFVIDKQGDSKDSVDELEKTFKQFDIEHSGKLSVASLRALCQQNELALKDTEIMDMVREADKNGDGTVDRQEFINIMMKTNLFA; encoded by the exons ATGACCCAGTGGCACCAGAAAGATTCATTCAGCCAACACCCTCGCATGAAAGA ACTGCTGCCAATGCTTGACGTTCGGAGGGCTCTCGTGTCTCTAGGATTCAAAGTCAGCAAAGGAGAAGTTCGGAATCTGATCGCAGATGCTGATTTAGGTGCCAGCAATGG TGAGACAAACTTCAACATGTTCCTCGAGTTTGTCATCGACAAGCAAGGAGACTCTAAGGATAGCGTAGATGAGCTGGAGAAGACATTTAAGCAGTTTGATATCG AACATTCTGGAAAGTTATCAGTTGCAAGTCTTAGAGCTCTCTGTCAACAAAATGAATTGGCGCTGAAGGATACAGAGATAATGGACATG GTGAGAGAAGCTGACAAGAATGGAGATGGAACAGTAGACAGACAagaatttataaacataatgATGAAGACCAACTTGTTTGCGTAG
- the LOC137408667 gene encoding uncharacterized protein isoform X1 has protein sequence MSSEGTVQSKTKVLITFQNDPVAPERFIQPTPSHERLVSMLKTNQVDDEKEVYNIPVSRRVLEHLTPQEIGDLKVIFDGFDVNSDGLLPMLDVRRALVSLGFKVSKGEVRNLIADADLGASNGETNFNMFLEFVIDKQGDSKDSVDELEKTFKQFDIEHSGKLSVASLRALCQQNELALKDTEIMDMVREADKNGDGTVDRQEFINIMMKTNLFA, from the exons ATGAGTTCAGAGGGCACCGTCCAGTCTAAAACTAAAGTATTAATAACATTTCAGAATGACCCAGTGGCACCAGAAAGATTCATTCAGCCAACACCCTCGCATGAAAGA ttggtgtctATGCTAAAGACGAATCAAGTAGATGATGAAAAAGAAGTATACAATATACCAGTTTCTCGCAGGGTACTAGAGCATCTAACGCCACAAGAAATTGGAGACTTGAAAGTCATATTTGATGGTTTTGATGTCAATTCTGATGG ACTGCTGCCAATGCTTGACGTTCGGAGGGCTCTCGTGTCTCTAGGATTCAAAGTCAGCAAAGGAGAAGTTCGGAATCTGATCGCAGATGCTGATTTAGGTGCCAGCAATGG TGAGACAAACTTCAACATGTTCCTCGAGTTTGTCATCGACAAGCAAGGAGACTCTAAGGATAGCGTAGATGAGCTGGAGAAGACATTTAAGCAGTTTGATATCG AACATTCTGGAAAGTTATCAGTTGCAAGTCTTAGAGCTCTCTGTCAACAAAATGAATTGGCGCTGAAGGATACAGAGATAATGGACATG GTGAGAGAAGCTGACAAGAATGGAGATGGAACAGTAGACAGACAagaatttataaacataatgATGAAGACCAACTTGTTTGCGTAG
- the LOC137407882 gene encoding uncharacterized transmembrane protein DDB_G0289901-like translates to MVEKEALNAGKQTLQTQGEESSASSGRRGSTGKVEKKASQAEESVSADRKEREGLTRNTRSINALVSTCHELINQSGDPTSGPTSGPTGDPTGDPTGDPTGDPTGGPTGHPTGDPTGDPTGGPTGDPTGDPTGDPTGDPTGGPTGDPTGDPTGDPTGDPTGGPTGGPTGDPTGDPTGDPTGDPTDDPTGDLTGDPTGGPTGDPTGDPTGGPTGDPTGGLTGDPTGDPTGGPTGDPTGDPTGGPTGDPTGGLTGDPTGDPTGGPTGDPTDDPTGDPTGDPTGDPTGDPTGGPTGGPTGDPTGGPTGDPTGDPTDDPTGDLTGDPTGGPTGDPTGDPTGGPTGDPTGGLTGDPTGDPTGDPTGDPTGGPTGGPTGDPTGGPTGDPTGDPTGDPTGDPTGDPTGDPTGGPTGGPTGDPTGGPTGDPTGDPTDDPTGDLTGDPTGGPTGDPTGDPTGGPTGDPTGGLTGDPTGDPTGGPTGDPTDDPTGDFTGDPTGDPTGDPTGGPTGDPTGDPTGGPTGDPTGDPTGDPTGDPTGDPTGDPTGGPTGDPTGGLTGDPTGDPAGGPTGDPTDDPTGGFTGDPTGDPTGDPTGDPTGGLTSMLHLSEL, encoded by the exons ATGGTGGAGAAAGAGGCTCTAAATGCAGGAAAACAGACTCTGCAGACACAAGGAGAAGAGAGCTCAGCAAGTAGTGGAAGAAGAGGCTCTACAGGCAAGGTAGAGAAAAAGGCTTCTCAGGCAGAGGAAAGTGTTTCAGCAGACAGAAAGGAAAGAGAGGGCCTCACCAG AAATACTAGATCAATTAATGCTCTTGTTTCTACCTGCCATGAACTCATCAACCAGTCAGGTGACCCTACTAGTGGCCCTACTAGTGGCCCTACTGGTGACCCTACTGGTGACCCTACTGGTGACCCTACTGGTGACCCTACTGGTGGCCCTACTGGTCACCCTACTGGTGACCCTACTGGTGACCCTACTGGTGGCCCTACTGGTGACCCTACTGGTGACCCTACTGGTGACCCTACTGGTGACCCTACTGGTGGCCCTACTGGTGACCCTACTGGTGACCCTACTGGTGACCCTACTGGTGACCCTACTGGTGGCCCTACTGGTGGCCCTACTGGTGACCCTACTGGTGACCCTACTGGTGACCCTACTGGTGACCCTACTGATGACCCTACTGGTGACCTTACTGGTGACCCTACTGGTGGCCCTACTGGTGACCCTACTGGTGACCCTACTGGTGGCCCTACTGGTGACCCTACTGGTGGCCTTACTGGTGACCCTACTGGTGACCCTACTGGTGGCCCTACTGGTGACCCTACTGGTGACCCTACTGGTGGCCCTACTGGTGACCCTACTGGTGGCCTTACTGGTGACCCTACTGGTGACCCTACTGGTGGCCCTACTGGTGACCCTACTGATGACCCTACTGGTGACCCTACTGGTGACCCTACTGGTGACCCTACTGGTGACCCTACTGGTGGCCCTACTGGTGGCCCTACTGGTGACCCTACTGGTGGCCCTACTGGTGACCCTACTGGTGACCCTACTGATGACCCTACTGGTGACCTTACTGGTGACCCTACTGGTGGCCCTACTGGTGACCCTACTGGTGACCCTACTGGTGGCCCTACTGGTGACCCTACTGGTGGCCTTACTGGTGACCCTACTGGTGACCCTACTGGTGACCCTACTGGTGACCCTACTGGTGGCCCTACTGGTGGCCCTACTGGTGACCCTACTGGTGGCCCTACTGGTGACCCTACTGGTGACCCTACTGGTGACCCTACTGGTGACCCTACTGGTGACCCTACTGGTGACCCTACTGGTGGCCCTACTGGTGGCCCTACTGGTGACCCTACTGGTGGCCCTACTGGTGACCCTACTGGTGACCCTACTGATGACCCTACTGGTGACCTTACTGGTGACCCTACTGGTGGCCCTACTGGTGACCCTACTGGTGACCCTACTGGTGGCCCTACTGGTGACCCTACTGGTGGCCTTACTGGTGACCCTACTGGTGACCCTACTGGTGGCCCTACTGGTGACCCTACTGATGACCCTACTGGTGACTTTACTGGTGACCCTACTGGTGACCCTACTGGTGACCCTACTGGTGGCCCTACTGGTGACCCTACTGGTGACCCTACTGGTGGCCCTACTGGTGACCCTACTGGTGACCCTACTGGTGACCCTACTGGTGACCCTACTGGTGACCCTACTGGTGACCCTACTGGTGGCCCTACTGGTGACCCTACTGGTGGCCTTACTGGTGACCCTACTGGTGACCCTGCTGGTGGCCCTACTGGTGACCCTACTGATGACCCTACTGGTGGCTTTACTGGTGACCCTACTGGTGACCCTACTGGTGACCCTACTGGTGACCCTACTGGTGGCCTTACTAGTATGTTACATCTGTCTGAGCTTTGA